One Anas platyrhynchos isolate ZD024472 breed Pekin duck chromosome 2, IASCAAS_PekinDuck_T2T, whole genome shotgun sequence DNA segment encodes these proteins:
- the PTGR3 gene encoding prostaglandin reductase 3 — protein MSWSARSGVALGCRARPIVDLSYSRHFLDFQGSGIPSAMKKLVVTRRSPNFREAVALRHGVPVPLPGDGDLLVRNRFVGINASDINYSAGRYDTSVKPPFDIGFEGVGDVVALGLSASANYTVGQAVAYIKAGSFAEYTVVPAKQAVPLPSVKPEFLTLMVSGATAYISLKELGELSEGQKVLVTAAAGGTGQFAVQLAKKAKCHVIGTCSSDEKGGFLKSIGCDRAINYKTENIESVLRKDYPEGVDVVYESVGGKMFDLAVNSLATKGRLIVIGFISGYQNPTGLSPTKAEVLPAKLLKKSASIRGFFLNHYFSEYKMALKHLLEMYEKGELVCEVDLGDMSPEGKFIGLESVFRAVDYMYMGKNIGKIVVELPHSVNSKL, from the exons ATGAGCTGGAGCGCCCGCAGCGGCGTGGCGCTGGGCTGCCGGGCTCGGCCCATCGTGGACCTGTCGTACAGCCGCCACTTTCTGGATTTCCAGGGCTCGGGCATCCCCAGCGCCATGAAGAAGCTGGTGGTGACCCGGCGGAGCCCCAACTTCAGGGAAGCGGTCGCCCTGCGGCACGGCGTGCCCGTGCCCCTCCCCGGGGACGGCGACCTCCTCGTCAGGAACAG aTTTGTCGGCATTAATGCATCTGACATAAACTACTCAGCCGGTCGATATGACACGTCGGTTAAACCCCCATTTGACATAGGCTTTGAAGGTGTTGGTGATGTGGTAGCGTTAGGACTCAGTGCTAGTGCCAATTACACGGTGGGCCAAGCCGTGGCCTACATTAAAGCAGGTTCCTTTGCTGAATACACAGTCGTGCCTGCCAAGCAAGCAGTGCCTCTGCCCTCTGTGAAACCCGAGTTTCTGACTTTAATGGTAAGTGGTGCTACTGCATACATCAGCCTGAAGGAACTGGGAGAGCTGTCTGAAGGCCAGAAGGTCCTGGTGACAGCAGCGGCTGGAGGAACGGGCCAGTTCGCTGTGCAGCTCGCAAAGAAGGCAAAGTGCCATGTAATTGGAACCTGCTCCAGCGATGAAAAGGGTGGCTTTCTGAAATCCATTGGCTGTGACCGTGCAATCAactataaaactgaaaacattgaGTCTGTCCTTAGGAAGGACTACCCAGAAGGTGTGGATGTGGTGTACGAGTCTGTTGGTGGGAAGATGTTTGACTTGGCTGTTAACTCCTTGGCTACCAAAGGGCGCCTGATAGTTATTGGGTTTATCAGTGGCTACCAGAACCCTACTGGCCTCTCGCCTACTAAAGCAGAGGTTTTGCCAGCAAAACTGCTGAAGAAGTCTGCCAGCATCCGGGGTTTCTTCTTGAACCATTACTTTTCCGAATACAAAATGGCTCTGAAGCACTTGCTCGAGATGTATGAAAAAGGAGAACTGGTCTGTGAGGTGGACCTCGGAGACATGTCTCCAGAGGGCAAGTTCATTGGCTTGGAGTCTGTATTTCGTGCTGTAGATTACATGTACATGGGAAAAAACATTGGAAAAATTGTAGTTGAATTACCTCACTCTGTCAACAGTAAGctgtaa